The Niastella koreensis GR20-10 genome includes a window with the following:
- a CDS encoding carbamoyltransferase family protein: MNILGINFYYHDSTACIVSDGHLAIAIEEERLTRKKHSTDFPINAINKCMEVAGLTPADIDYVAVSVDPTLCMGKKLFYGVRHLRRSRQFIWQELMMNLLWKRKRFFNWYETFFKEAHKPPVYYIPHHLSHVVGTFLISHYQSAALLSVDGSGEWATTFMGKAKDCSYTCYRQDYFPMSLGAVYEAATQFCGFIPNYDEGKTMGLAPLGNPQKYYDIVSKLFWINDDLSIGVDLSYFRYQYYSAVRYSSKFVEVFGAPRNKDKRAKFEQHHLDVAAAFQLHLEECMLKLARGLHQKTGEDYLVISGGVALNSVANGRIVRESGFIDIYLMPAAGDNGTAIGAAYYLYNCILKSKRGFVHTDPYVGPRYSNKDIETVISSCKLSATYFANIEEKTAEILHEGKIVGWYQGGMEIGPRSLGNRSILANPTLKYMKDKVNAEVKHREAFRPFAPSCPMEDVSKYFEQHVADPFMLKVCNVLPDKRDLVPAITHVDGTARLQTIHSDTNIRFHTLLKEFEKLSGVPVLLNTSFNVMGEPIVESPYDAIRCFFTTGLDYLVLGNYIIEKTWNKENDKSKGSTSTTLSNLVG, from the coding sequence ATGAATATTCTTGGAATCAATTTTTATTATCATGACTCCACTGCCTGTATTGTGTCTGACGGACATCTTGCGATTGCAATTGAGGAAGAACGACTCACTAGGAAAAAACATTCCACGGACTTTCCAATTAATGCCATAAATAAATGCATGGAGGTGGCTGGGTTAACACCTGCCGACATTGATTATGTTGCTGTATCTGTTGACCCAACTTTGTGCATGGGGAAAAAATTATTTTATGGCGTGAGGCATTTGCGGCGAAGCCGACAATTCATTTGGCAGGAACTGATGATGAATTTGCTTTGGAAGCGCAAGCGTTTTTTCAATTGGTACGAGACTTTTTTCAAGGAAGCCCATAAACCGCCGGTTTATTATATTCCTCATCACCTATCGCACGTTGTCGGTACGTTTTTAATTTCACATTACCAAAGTGCTGCGCTCCTGTCAGTAGACGGTTCGGGTGAATGGGCGACGACCTTTATGGGCAAGGCAAAAGATTGCAGTTATACCTGTTATCGACAGGACTATTTTCCTATGTCGCTGGGTGCAGTATATGAAGCTGCCACCCAATTCTGCGGTTTCATTCCGAACTACGATGAGGGAAAAACGATGGGGCTTGCGCCTTTAGGCAACCCACAAAAGTATTATGACATAGTTTCCAAGCTATTTTGGATCAATGATGATTTATCTATAGGGGTAGATCTTAGTTATTTTCGATACCAATATTATTCTGCTGTGCGGTACAGTTCCAAATTTGTAGAGGTTTTCGGGGCGCCTCGCAATAAAGACAAACGAGCCAAATTCGAGCAGCATCATCTGGATGTTGCCGCTGCCTTTCAGCTTCATTTGGAAGAATGTATGCTCAAACTTGCCCGCGGACTGCATCAAAAGACAGGAGAGGATTATCTGGTTATTTCCGGAGGCGTTGCACTTAATAGTGTGGCCAATGGACGAATTGTTCGGGAAAGCGGTTTTATAGACATTTACCTGATGCCGGCAGCCGGGGATAATGGAACTGCTATTGGTGCTGCTTATTACCTGTACAATTGTATACTAAAAAGCAAGCGCGGTTTTGTACATACAGATCCTTATGTTGGTCCACGTTACAGTAACAAGGATATTGAAACTGTTATCAGCTCCTGCAAATTGTCCGCAACATATTTTGCCAATATAGAAGAAAAGACGGCTGAAATTCTCCACGAGGGAAAAATAGTTGGGTGGTACCAGGGTGGCATGGAAATCGGGCCACGGTCGCTCGGTAACCGTAGTATCCTGGCCAATCCAACCCTAAAATACATGAAAGATAAAGTGAATGCAGAAGTGAAACACCGGGAAGCATTTCGCCCCTTTGCACCCTCTTGTCCAATGGAAGATGTTTCAAAATACTTTGAGCAGCATGTCGCCGATCCCTTTATGCTGAAGGTATGCAATGTACTGCCTGACAAACGCGACTTAGTTCCTGCAATTACGCATGTGGATGGAACGGCTCGTCTGCAAACTATTCATTCTGATACGAATATCAGGTTTCATACCCTGTTAAAGGAGTTTGAAAAACTAAGCGGTGTTCCGGTTTTGCTCAACACAAGTTTTAACGTGATGGGAGAACCAATCGTAGAATCACCCTATGATGCAATTCGATGTTTTTTCACTACGGGATTGGATTACCTGGTTCTCGG